From a single Collibacillus ludicampi genomic region:
- a CDS encoding response regulator transcription factor, which yields MEQMRILVVDDEERIRRLVRMYLERNAFVVDEAEDGVEALAKALNDDYALIILDLMLPGMDGRDVCAQLRQYKDTPVIMLTAAGDEMSRIHGFELGADDYVVKPFSPRELVMRVKALLKRSVSQGVSAEPAQIGHSLTFPGLTINMESRRVLVEDKEVQLTPKEFELLCYLAQRPDKVFSREELLRDVWNYQFYGDQRTVDTHIKRLREKLGRVSEKVSSMIVTVWGVGYKFEVSE from the coding sequence ATGGAACAAATGAGAATTTTGGTTGTAGACGATGAAGAACGTATTCGCCGTTTGGTGCGGATGTATCTGGAACGCAACGCTTTCGTTGTAGATGAAGCGGAAGATGGCGTAGAAGCTCTGGCGAAAGCGCTGAATGACGATTATGCGTTAATCATATTGGATCTCATGCTGCCAGGGATGGACGGGCGGGACGTATGCGCACAATTGCGACAGTATAAAGATACGCCTGTCATTATGTTAACGGCAGCTGGGGATGAGATGAGCCGTATTCATGGGTTTGAATTGGGAGCGGATGATTATGTGGTGAAGCCGTTTTCTCCCCGGGAACTGGTCATGCGCGTGAAGGCGCTTTTGAAAAGAAGCGTGTCTCAAGGTGTGTCCGCAGAGCCGGCACAGATTGGGCATAGCTTAACCTTTCCTGGATTGACCATAAATATGGAGTCGCGCCGAGTGCTTGTAGAAGACAAGGAAGTGCAACTGACACCCAAAGAATTTGAACTCTTATGCTATCTGGCTCAACGGCCCGATAAAGTGTTCTCAAGGGAAGAACTTTTGCGCGATGTTTGGAACTATCAGTTCTACGGGGATCAGCGTACGGTGGACACGCATATCAAAAGGTTGCGTGAAAAACTGGGGAGAGTTTCCGAAAAAGTGTCATCCATGATCGTGACCGTTTGGGGAGTCGGCTACAAATTTGAGGTGAGCGAGTGA
- a CDS encoding YheC/YheD family protein, which yields MPVLGILTDHPYPLPRSFARFCSLGEKIGLEVYFFLPGAVDWKSGRLWAILWNGTTWIREWVVLPDMIYNQVKYRHIANSHFCLRDLHGFQNRSIPVLNPYYFDRWAVHQTLFEKVCLRPYLPETICWDYRHDSLSHFLTQHTTLFVKLRHGSKSRGIFRLRYHQGAYELKGLNRSGRIHTGMYDTIEKVVAYLQKSLAKELCLIQRGIAIEDEKGYRSDTRFLLQRSTSEEWEVTCAYRKTASPRHVVTGLASGAIHEFLPDHARDVHATSLAVQTADQLAKNIGPLCEITLDIGRDPEGRLFLLEADAHYSRQPLPRKIRILSMSKPLLYAKHIICSQT from the coding sequence ATGCCGGTTCTCGGCATCCTCACCGATCACCCGTACCCACTTCCCCGATCATTCGCTCGATTCTGTAGTCTTGGCGAAAAAATAGGCCTGGAAGTGTATTTTTTCCTGCCAGGTGCTGTCGATTGGAAAAGCGGCCGGTTATGGGCGATCCTCTGGAATGGAACCACTTGGATTCGCGAATGGGTGGTTCTCCCCGATATGATCTACAACCAGGTCAAATATCGTCACATCGCAAACAGTCATTTTTGTTTGCGTGATCTCCATGGATTCCAAAACCGCTCCATTCCCGTGTTGAACCCCTATTACTTTGACAGGTGGGCCGTACACCAAACCCTCTTCGAGAAAGTCTGTCTACGACCATACTTACCTGAGACAATCTGCTGGGATTATCGGCATGATTCTCTAAGCCACTTTCTTACGCAGCATACGACTTTGTTCGTAAAATTGCGGCACGGCTCAAAAAGCCGCGGTATTTTTCGTCTGCGTTACCATCAAGGTGCTTATGAATTAAAAGGATTAAACCGTTCTGGACGCATCCATACAGGAATGTACGATACGATCGAAAAAGTGGTTGCATATTTGCAAAAAAGTTTGGCCAAGGAGTTGTGTCTCATTCAAAGAGGAATTGCGATCGAAGACGAAAAAGGATATCGATCCGATACCCGTTTCTTGCTGCAACGGAGTACAAGCGAGGAGTGGGAAGTGACTTGCGCGTACCGGAAGACCGCCTCACCCAGGCACGTCGTGACCGGATTGGCGAGCGGCGCGATACATGAATTTCTTCCTGATCACGCGCGAGATGTCCACGCGACTTCACTCGCTGTGCAAACGGCTGATCAATTGGCAAAGAACATAGGTCCTTTATGCGAAATCACATTAGATATTGGCCGTGACCCTGAAGGACGCCTGTTTCTCCTGGAAGCAGACGCCCATTATTCCCGCCAGCCCCTGCCTCGAAAGATTCGCATTCTTTCGATGTCAAAACCCCTGCTCTACGCGAAGCATATCATTTGTTCGCAAACATGA
- a CDS encoding pseudouridine synthase, which translates to MERLQKVLAQAGVASRRKCEQLILEGRVTVNGHVVTELGTKADPHMDRIAVDGRPIQRERHVYLLLFKPRGVVTTVSDPQGRKTVLDLIEGVKERIFPVGRLDIDTSGLLLLTNDGMLTNALLHPSRKIYKTYRAQVEGFVSDEAILKLSRGVLLEDGMTAPARVKRLKESGGQTLLEITIHEGRNRQVRRMCEAVGHPVRTLRRVKFAFLTLGHLKPGEYRHLTKEEVRKLMQATGVSGVPDEGPSVKEKA; encoded by the coding sequence ATGGAACGATTGCAAAAAGTGCTCGCACAAGCTGGAGTTGCTTCCCGGCGTAAATGTGAACAGTTGATTTTGGAAGGACGCGTAACGGTGAATGGACATGTGGTTACAGAGTTGGGCACGAAAGCGGATCCGCACATGGATCGTATCGCAGTGGACGGAAGACCCATTCAACGAGAACGGCATGTGTATCTCTTGCTCTTTAAGCCGCGGGGTGTGGTCACAACCGTGTCTGACCCACAGGGAAGGAAAACGGTATTAGACCTGATCGAAGGCGTGAAAGAGCGCATTTTCCCGGTTGGACGGTTGGATATCGATACGAGCGGACTTCTCCTGCTCACAAATGACGGAATGCTTACAAATGCGTTACTCCATCCCAGCCGCAAAATTTATAAAACATATCGCGCGCAAGTAGAAGGGTTCGTTTCTGACGAAGCGATTCTCAAGCTTTCTAGAGGTGTGCTTCTTGAGGACGGGATGACTGCACCCGCGCGTGTCAAACGATTGAAAGAATCTGGAGGACAAACGTTGCTTGAGATCACGATTCACGAAGGAAGGAATCGTCAGGTGCGAAGAATGTGTGAAGCGGTCGGACATCCTGTTCGAACACTTCGAAGGGTGAAGTTTGCTTTTCTCACTTTGGGTCACTTGAAGCCGGGGGAGTATAGGCATCTAACCAAAGAGGAAGTACGTAAGTTGATGCAAGCGACGGGTGTTTCCGGAGTACCGGATGAAGGACCGAGCGTCAAAGAAAAAGCCTAG
- a CDS encoding nucleoside recognition domain-containing protein — protein MINVIWMGLLLIGMAVSAWTGKMDVVTQAVFAGAKAGITVTIGLLSFLVFWLGMMKIAEEAGLVQSLARLLWPIVRFLFPSVPPDHPALGSILANMSANILGLGNAATPLGLKAMKELQELNPDKKTASDAMCTLLAINTANITIIPATVIFYRSQFESANPTEIVGATIIATALGTAVAVILDRWFRKRESRRGGGPGWRS, from the coding sequence ATGATCAATGTGATTTGGATGGGGCTCCTTCTCATCGGTATGGCGGTGAGCGCGTGGACGGGGAAGATGGATGTGGTGACACAAGCGGTTTTTGCAGGTGCGAAAGCGGGTATCACTGTAACCATTGGACTTCTATCGTTTCTCGTATTTTGGTTAGGGATGATGAAAATCGCCGAGGAAGCAGGTCTGGTTCAGTCGCTTGCGCGTCTCTTGTGGCCCATCGTCCGGTTTCTCTTTCCGTCGGTTCCCCCTGATCATCCTGCATTGGGTTCCATACTTGCCAATATGAGTGCGAATATTCTAGGATTGGGAAATGCTGCTACGCCTCTCGGTTTAAAAGCGATGAAAGAATTGCAGGAATTGAATCCGGATAAAAAAACAGCAAGTGACGCGATGTGCACACTCCTTGCGATCAATACGGCCAATATAACCATTATCCCGGCAACGGTAATTTTTTACCGTTCTCAATTTGAATCTGCAAATCCTACGGAAATCGTAGGGGCAACGATCATTGCTACAGCATTGGGAACAGCTGTTGCCGTGATTTTGGATCGCTGGTTTCGTAAACGTGAAAGCCGAAGAGGGGGAGGTCCGGGATGGAGGTCGTAG
- the ytfJ gene encoding GerW family sporulation protein: protein MAEHPIEGLMQTAMENLKEMIDVNTIIGDPVETPDGSVILPISKVGFGFAAGGSEFDMNAEGLANHQEGGNKGGWPFGGGAGGGVSITPIGFLVVGNGQIKMLSTEGPTQLYERIIDMAPGFIEKIQSMTKKDKMKHDECQAKSTNPPVS from the coding sequence ATGGCGGAACATCCGATCGAAGGCTTGATGCAAACGGCCATGGAAAACCTGAAAGAAATGATAGACGTAAACACGATTATCGGGGATCCTGTTGAAACGCCCGATGGTTCCGTGATTCTTCCTATTTCAAAAGTGGGATTTGGATTTGCGGCGGGTGGCAGTGAATTCGATATGAATGCAGAAGGATTAGCAAATCACCAAGAAGGAGGAAATAAGGGCGGATGGCCATTCGGAGGCGGAGCCGGCGGGGGAGTTTCCATTACTCCAATCGGTTTTCTCGTAGTCGGTAACGGACAGATCAAGATGCTGTCGACTGAAGGGCCCACCCAACTGTACGAACGAATCATCGATATGGCCCCAGGGTTCATCGAAAAAATTCAATCGATGACCAAGAAAGATAAAATGAAGCATGATGAATGTCAAGCGAAGTCAACCAATCCACCAGTTTCATGA
- a CDS encoding DUF2953 domain-containing protein gives MHWFYWILLLQAGIIVLFAFVPVQVHVRYSRIREDDHIYVRIRALFITYTIEMPTAKLIAKVHSGELLNWTIARGLQTREKKRGSFTLTLEKIEKIKKLWYFSLENIYGYKTWLRRTLRIVKVEEFRWQTEMGIGDAAVTGTLIGLLWSVKGAVLSLISNFFTLNTQPRIDVRPRFHETVFITNVSCIFKFWVGQAMFAGIRMVFYWLREGHIWRNIRSKA, from the coding sequence ATGCATTGGTTTTACTGGATTCTTCTTCTCCAAGCGGGGATAATCGTTCTGTTTGCGTTTGTTCCGGTACAGGTACATGTACGCTACAGTCGGATTCGAGAAGATGATCATATCTATGTACGGATACGAGCACTTTTTATTACATACACGATAGAAATGCCGACAGCAAAATTGATCGCAAAAGTCCATTCTGGAGAGTTACTCAACTGGACGATCGCACGAGGTTTGCAGACAAGGGAGAAAAAACGAGGGAGTTTCACGCTCACTCTCGAAAAAATTGAGAAGATCAAAAAGCTTTGGTATTTCTCTCTGGAGAATATTTACGGTTATAAAACTTGGTTACGCAGGACATTAAGAATAGTTAAGGTAGAAGAGTTTCGCTGGCAGACAGAAATGGGCATAGGGGATGCGGCAGTCACAGGTACGCTTATTGGGCTCCTTTGGTCAGTAAAGGGAGCGGTCTTGTCACTCATTTCTAACTTTTTCACTCTGAACACCCAACCGCGTATCGATGTGCGTCCGCGTTTTCATGAAACGGTATTCATCACAAATGTGTCCTGTATATTTAAGTTTTGGGTTGGGCAGGCTATGTTCGCTGGTATTAGGATGGTATTTTATTGGCTTAGGGAGGGACACATATGGCGGAACATCCGATCGAAGGCTTGA
- the scpB gene encoding SMC-Scp complex subunit ScpB — protein sequence MDYQKIKAVIEGLLFVSGSEGIEAKQLASILELDEAEVLDLCYDLQADFEREGRGIQIVEVAGAFQLTTRPEHAVYFEKLAYQPQHATLSQAALETLAIIAYKQPITRLEIEEIRGVKCEKALNTLLAKRLIKESGRAEGPGRPILYATTKEFLEYFGLRDLSQLPNPPELFPPEDVEEEVQLLFSKTKT from the coding sequence ATGGATTATCAAAAGATCAAGGCGGTTATTGAAGGGCTTCTTTTTGTTTCCGGAAGTGAGGGTATTGAGGCGAAACAACTTGCTTCCATACTTGAGTTGGATGAAGCTGAAGTCCTTGATTTGTGTTACGATTTACAAGCCGATTTTGAACGGGAAGGACGAGGTATACAAATCGTCGAGGTTGCCGGTGCCTTTCAACTGACAACCCGCCCGGAACATGCGGTTTATTTCGAAAAATTGGCTTACCAACCACAACATGCCACATTATCGCAAGCCGCTCTGGAGACTTTGGCGATCATCGCGTATAAACAACCGATTACTCGCTTAGAGATCGAGGAAATCCGTGGGGTAAAATGTGAAAAAGCGCTGAACACCTTGCTTGCCAAGCGTTTGATAAAAGAGTCGGGACGCGCCGAAGGACCAGGGCGTCCCATTCTGTACGCAACAACCAAAGAGTTTCTTGAATACTTTGGTCTTCGCGATCTCTCCCAATTGCCGAATCCACCCGAGCTCTTCCCACCAGAAGACGTAGAAGAAGAAGTGCAACTTTTATTTAGTAAAACGAAAACCTAA
- a CDS encoding segregation/condensation protein A: MASDTWIDAPFSLLTMDIQVKLQAFEGPLDLLLHLIERAEVDIHDIPIAEITAQYLSYVEAMQELQLDVASEFLVMASTLLAIKSKMLLPRPVELTLETDDQWQEEEEDPRIALMERLIEYKKFKQLAEELKQREEGRSHVYTRPPENLTVYLPDDDPNPVEGISLYDLLDAFTQALARADEEEPQASVQRDEVSVKERVREIEEELRQKNGRLLFSSLLSRYRRRSEIIVTFLAVLELMKARRIRCVQDRLFSEIIIEMYV; this comes from the coding sequence TTGGCCTCCGATACTTGGATTGATGCGCCTTTTTCTCTTTTGACCATGGATATTCAAGTTAAATTGCAAGCATTTGAAGGTCCGCTCGATCTGCTCTTGCATTTGATTGAACGGGCGGAAGTGGATATCCACGATATTCCGATCGCGGAGATTACCGCACAATATCTGTCATACGTGGAAGCCATGCAAGAATTACAATTGGATGTAGCCTCTGAATTCCTTGTCATGGCTTCGACACTCCTGGCGATCAAGAGCAAGATGCTGCTTCCCCGTCCGGTCGAATTGACTCTGGAAACGGATGATCAATGGCAGGAAGAAGAGGAAGATCCACGTATAGCCTTGATGGAAAGGTTAATCGAATACAAGAAGTTCAAGCAGCTGGCGGAGGAATTAAAACAACGGGAAGAAGGACGAAGCCACGTATACACGCGACCTCCCGAAAATCTAACGGTTTATCTTCCCGATGATGATCCGAACCCGGTCGAAGGAATCTCTTTGTATGATCTTCTCGATGCGTTTACACAAGCGCTTGCAAGAGCGGATGAAGAGGAGCCGCAAGCTTCTGTACAACGTGACGAAGTTTCGGTCAAAGAACGTGTTCGCGAGATCGAAGAAGAACTACGGCAAAAAAACGGGCGTCTGTTGTTTTCTTCTCTATTGTCCCGTTATCGAAGGCGTTCCGAGATTATCGTCACGTTTCTCGCCGTTTTGGAATTGATGAAAGCAAGACGGATTCGATGCGTGCAGGATCGACTGTTTTCCGAAATCATCATTGAAATGTATGTCTAA
- a CDS encoding site-2 protease family protein, which translates to MFQLDFNEIIIRVIAFLIAIAVHEGAHAYTAHWLGDPTPEREGRLTLNPLKHVDPIGFLMILFGPFGWARPVTTNPAMYKGSRRIGILLVAAMGPIANFLLAAVVALLYKSLSGMMFTNAHTAAILSSLFTTMIMINVALFVFNLLPLYPLDGEKILRSLVPLRHLGFFYKMETYGPFILLLIVFIPVLGRTILWPPILGLMRLFLF; encoded by the coding sequence TTGTTCCAACTGGATTTTAACGAGATCATCATTCGTGTGATCGCTTTTCTCATCGCGATCGCCGTTCACGAGGGTGCTCACGCGTATACTGCTCATTGGCTCGGAGATCCCACACCAGAGCGTGAAGGGCGCTTGACGCTCAACCCGCTCAAGCATGTGGATCCCATAGGATTTCTGATGATTTTGTTCGGACCGTTCGGTTGGGCTCGTCCTGTGACGACAAACCCGGCTATGTATAAAGGCAGTCGGCGAATCGGTATTCTTCTCGTGGCGGCTATGGGTCCTATCGCGAATTTTCTCTTGGCCGCGGTCGTTGCCCTTCTTTATAAGAGTCTTTCGGGAATGATGTTCACGAACGCGCATACCGCGGCGATTCTTTCATCGTTATTCACAACGATGATCATGATCAATGTAGCCCTGTTTGTCTTTAATCTTTTGCCACTTTATCCGCTGGATGGCGAGAAAATCCTACGTTCGCTTGTACCGCTGCGGCATCTTGGATTCTTTTACAAGATGGAAACCTATGGACCTTTCATCCTGCTGTTAATCGTCTTTATTCCGGTACTTGGGCGTACGATCCTTTGGCCTCCGATACTTGGATTGATGCGCCTTTTTCTCTTTTGA
- a CDS encoding MDR family MFS transporter — MKKTNRTAVVIAVMLTNFLAAVDVTIVGTAMSTIIGQLGGLPLMSWVFSAYLLSSTVSTPIYGKLSDLYGRKVIYNVGTIIFLIGSVLAGLSASMVQLILFRTIQGLGAGAILSIAMTIIGDIFTLEERGRVQGWFSGVWGISSIIGPALGGFIVDYFSWPWVFYINVPFGILAILLLGFALHENIEKRRHAIDYLGAVMLSVSMTALLLGLLQGQEHKWTSVYIIALFVIAVVAFAVFLFIETRVEEPIVPLDLFRHSVISISTVVSFMIGAVLMGVTSYIPIYVQGVLGDSATQAGSTLTPMSIGWMIGSIFGGRRLVKWGFRTLGLYGVFAIALGACLLTGFSQATGRYYAMLSLLVMGIGFGFSTLSLVVAVQSVVEWNRRGISTATNQFVRTLGSSIGVAVMGALLNYRIVAMLRGKPLADSDPLQVTNVLLEPARRAALPPAFRDTLIHALSSGLFLVFVAIAVCAVIACITMLFFPRNVQEGHVLKKANDEM; from the coding sequence ATGAAAAAAACGAATCGTACTGCAGTTGTCATCGCCGTAATGCTGACCAATTTTCTTGCGGCAGTAGATGTGACGATCGTAGGCACAGCGATGTCTACGATCATCGGACAATTGGGTGGACTTCCATTGATGAGCTGGGTATTTTCAGCCTATCTTTTATCTTCCACTGTATCCACCCCCATCTACGGCAAATTGTCCGACTTGTATGGTCGCAAGGTCATTTATAACGTGGGTACGATCATATTTCTCATAGGCTCCGTCTTGGCGGGGCTTTCCGCTTCCATGGTGCAATTAATACTCTTTCGTACCATACAAGGGCTTGGTGCGGGAGCCATCCTATCGATCGCGATGACGATCATCGGCGATATTTTCACGTTGGAAGAACGTGGTCGCGTACAAGGCTGGTTTTCTGGCGTTTGGGGGATTTCTTCCATCATCGGACCGGCACTCGGTGGTTTTATCGTCGATTATTTTTCGTGGCCCTGGGTATTTTACATAAACGTTCCTTTCGGCATACTTGCCATCCTGCTATTGGGTTTTGCCTTACATGAAAACATAGAAAAGCGCCGCCATGCGATCGATTACCTTGGGGCCGTCATGCTCTCCGTTTCCATGACTGCCTTGCTGCTCGGGCTCCTGCAAGGACAAGAGCATAAATGGACGAGCGTCTATATCATCGCGTTGTTCGTGATTGCCGTCGTTGCTTTTGCCGTATTCTTGTTTATAGAGACCCGAGTGGAGGAACCGATCGTTCCGCTCGACCTTTTCCGACATTCGGTGATCTCGATTTCCACCGTCGTTTCTTTCATGATCGGAGCTGTTCTTATGGGGGTGACAAGCTATATTCCTATCTATGTGCAAGGGGTTCTCGGCGATTCAGCGACACAAGCCGGAAGCACATTGACACCGATGTCGATCGGATGGATGATCGGGTCGATTTTTGGCGGAAGGCGTTTAGTGAAATGGGGATTCCGTACTTTGGGGCTCTACGGCGTCTTCGCGATCGCATTGGGTGCTTGCCTGTTGACCGGTTTCTCACAGGCGACCGGACGTTATTACGCCATGTTGTCCCTCCTTGTGATGGGGATAGGTTTCGGTTTTTCCACCCTGTCACTCGTCGTTGCGGTGCAAAGTGTCGTGGAGTGGAACCGCCGCGGTATCTCGACCGCAACCAATCAATTTGTGCGTACGCTTGGTTCAAGCATTGGAGTCGCGGTGATGGGGGCACTGCTCAACTACCGTATAGTGGCCATGCTGCGAGGAAAACCATTGGCGGACAGCGATCCCTTGCAAGTAACGAACGTTTTGCTTGAACCCGCCAGACGGGCAGCGCTCCCGCCTGCGTTTCGCGATACATTGATTCATGCACTCAGCAGCGGCTTGTTTCTGGTTTTTGTAGCGATTGCAGTCTGTGCCGTCATCGCATGCATCACGATGTTATTTTTTCCGAGAAACGTACAGGAAGGACATGTTTTAAAAAAAGCAAATGACGAAATGTAA
- the ribH gene encoding 6,7-dimethyl-8-ribityllumazine synthase, translating to MARVYEGNLIGTGLRIGIVVGRFNEFITTKLLEGALDALKRHGVDENDVSVAWVPGAFEIPLIAQKMAASNKYDSVITLGAVIRGATPHFDYVSAEVSKGVAAISLKTGVPTIFGVLTVDTIEQAIERAGTKAGNKGWEAAVSAIEMANLSRQIER from the coding sequence ATGGCACGCGTTTATGAAGGAAATTTAATTGGCACCGGTTTACGTATCGGCATCGTCGTAGGGCGTTTCAATGAATTCATTACTACCAAACTGTTGGAAGGTGCGCTCGATGCTTTGAAACGCCATGGTGTAGACGAAAACGATGTATCAGTTGCTTGGGTGCCCGGTGCGTTCGAAATCCCGCTCATCGCACAAAAAATGGCCGCTTCGAACAAATATGATTCGGTGATCACCTTGGGTGCGGTGATTCGCGGAGCCACTCCTCATTTTGATTATGTTTCTGCCGAAGTTTCCAAAGGTGTTGCGGCGATTTCATTGAAGACGGGCGTGCCTACCATTTTCGGCGTGCTTACGGTCGATACAATCGAGCAAGCGATTGAGCGGGCCGGAACGAAAGCGGGCAACAAAGGATGGGAAGCTGCCGTATCCGCTATAGAAATGGCTAATCTGTCACGTCAAATTGAGAGGTAA
- a CDS encoding bifunctional 3,4-dihydroxy-2-butanone-4-phosphate synthase/GTP cyclohydrolase II, with amino-acid sequence MFHTIEEAIADLKAGKVVIVCDDEDRENEGDFIALAEKATPDVINFMITHGRGLVCVPITEERADRLDLRPMVSQNTDHHGTAFTVSVDAKEGTTTGISAYERAITVKALIDERSTADDFRRPGHIFPLIARKGGVLRRAGHTEAAVDLARLCGAYPAGVICEILNPDGTMARVPDLMKIATEHDLKIITIADLIKYRKEREVLVKRAAEAHLPTEFGEFQAVVYTNTIDDKEHVALVKGDIVPNEPVLVRVHSECLTGDVFGSCRCDCGPQLQAALRQIEKEGRGVLLYMRQEGRGIGLINKIKAYRLQEEGYDTVEANEKLGFPADLRDYGIGAQILRDLGVGKMKLMTNNPRKIRGLDGHGLEVVERVPIQVESNESNVKYLLTKKSKLGHLLNM; translated from the coding sequence ATGTTCCATACGATTGAAGAAGCGATCGCAGATTTGAAAGCAGGAAAAGTGGTCATCGTGTGCGACGATGAAGACCGCGAAAACGAAGGGGATTTCATCGCACTTGCAGAAAAAGCGACACCCGACGTGATCAATTTCATGATTACGCATGGGCGCGGTCTGGTCTGTGTGCCCATCACCGAAGAACGGGCCGATCGGTTGGATCTGAGACCCATGGTTTCGCAAAATACGGATCATCATGGAACAGCGTTTACTGTTTCCGTCGATGCGAAGGAAGGGACGACAACCGGTATCTCCGCATACGAACGTGCCATCACCGTCAAGGCGTTGATCGATGAGCGCAGTACGGCGGATGATTTCAGGCGTCCCGGACATATCTTTCCGTTGATCGCGCGCAAAGGGGGCGTGCTTCGCAGGGCAGGTCATACGGAAGCTGCTGTCGACCTGGCACGATTGTGCGGCGCATATCCTGCCGGTGTCATCTGTGAAATACTCAATCCCGACGGGACGATGGCGCGCGTTCCTGATCTCATGAAAATTGCCACGGAGCATGATTTAAAGATCATCACGATCGCGGATCTCATCAAATACCGCAAAGAACGTGAAGTTCTGGTAAAACGTGCGGCCGAAGCGCATCTGCCTACCGAATTCGGTGAATTCCAAGCGGTCGTTTATACGAACACGATCGACGACAAGGAACATGTCGCCTTGGTGAAAGGAGATATCGTGCCGAATGAACCTGTGCTTGTCCGTGTCCACTCCGAGTGTTTGACTGGAGATGTGTTCGGCTCTTGCCGCTGTGACTGCGGACCGCAGCTTCAAGCGGCTTTAAGGCAGATCGAAAAAGAGGGGCGAGGAGTCCTCCTCTATATGCGGCAGGAGGGGCGGGGGATCGGACTGATCAACAAAATCAAGGCATATCGTTTGCAAGAAGAAGGATATGATACGGTTGAAGCGAATGAAAAATTGGGCTTTCCTGCCGATCTGAGGGATTACGGGATTGGAGCTCAGATTTTGCGTGATCTCGGGGTCGGCAAGATGAAATTGATGACCAATAACCCACGCAAAATCAGGGGTCTTGACGGACATGGACTCGAAGTCGTCGAACGCGTACCCATTCAGGTAGAATCGAACGAGAGTAATGTTAAATATTTGTTAACGAAAAAGTCCAAGTTGGGGCATTTATTGAATATGTAA
- a CDS encoding riboflavin synthase, producing MFTGIVEEIGEVASIRATGRALSLTIRANKVLEDVRLGDSIAVNGICLTVVSFDRSHFVVDVVPETMRRTTLHELAPGHLVNLERAMAMGGRFGGHIVSGHIDGVGRIVSIAREDTARVLRIAAPSFVMRYVVPKGSITVDGVSLTVMDVDSESFRVSIIPHTGQVTILKDKREGSRVNLECDIIGKYVEKLLTGYVPDGVRKPTGENVLTTEFLREHGFA from the coding sequence ATGTTTACGGGAATTGTAGAAGAAATCGGTGAAGTGGCTTCGATTCGTGCGACGGGGCGGGCGCTTTCCCTTACCATTCGTGCGAATAAGGTTCTGGAAGATGTACGGTTAGGCGATTCGATCGCGGTCAACGGCATATGTCTGACAGTCGTCTCTTTCGATCGATCTCATTTTGTCGTCGATGTTGTCCCTGAAACGATGAGGCGTACGACATTGCACGAACTTGCCCCTGGCCATTTGGTGAATCTGGAACGGGCGATGGCGATGGGGGGACGTTTCGGAGGGCATATCGTTTCGGGTCACATTGATGGTGTTGGCAGAATCGTTTCGATCGCGCGGGAAGATACGGCGAGAGTCTTACGCATTGCAGCTCCTTCTTTTGTCATGCGATATGTGGTACCAAAAGGATCAATCACTGTCGACGGTGTTTCCCTCACGGTGATGGATGTGGACTCTGAAAGTTTCCGGGTGTCGATCATTCCTCATACCGGACAGGTAACCATATTGAAGGACAAGCGGGAAGGTTCGCGCGTGAATTTGGAGTGTGACATCATCGGAAAATACGTGGAAAAGCTGTTGACGGGGTACGTTCCCGATGGGGTACGAAAGCCAACCGGAGAGAATGTTCTCACGACAGAGTTCCTGCGCGAGCACGGTTTTGCGTAA